A single region of the Mycobacterium avium subsp. avium genome encodes:
- a CDS encoding NAD(P)H-dependent oxidoreductase — protein MAIKILALVGSLRSASINRQIAELASAVAGEDVVVTVFEGLGELPFYNEEIDDAMTSDAPPLAPVAALRAAAADADAALVVTPEYNGSIPAVIKNAIDWLSRPFGDGALKGKPLAVIGGSFGQYGGVWAHDETRKSFGIAGARVVESIKLSVPFKTLAGKAPAEHAELSANVRDVVGKLAAEVG, from the coding sequence GTGGCAATCAAAATCTTGGCATTAGTGGGAAGCCTGCGCTCGGCGTCGATCAACCGCCAGATCGCGGAGCTGGCGAGCGCTGTCGCCGGCGAGGACGTCGTCGTCACCGTCTTCGAGGGGCTCGGCGAGCTGCCGTTCTACAACGAGGAGATCGACGACGCGATGACCAGCGACGCGCCGCCGCTGGCCCCGGTGGCCGCGCTGCGCGCCGCGGCGGCCGACGCCGACGCCGCGCTGGTGGTCACCCCCGAGTACAACGGCAGCATCCCGGCGGTCATCAAGAACGCGATCGACTGGCTGTCCCGCCCGTTCGGCGACGGCGCACTGAAGGGCAAGCCGCTGGCCGTCATCGGGGGGTCTTTCGGCCAGTACGGGGGAGTGTGGGCGCACGACGAGACCCGCAAGTCCTTCGGGATCGCCGGGGCGCGGGTGGTCGAGTCGATCAAGCTGTCCGTGCCGTTCAAGACGCTGGCCGGCAAGGCGCCCGCCGAGCATGCCGAACTGTCGGCGAACGTGCGCGACGTGGTCGGCAAGCTGGCCGCCGAGGTCGGCTGA
- a CDS encoding TetR/AcrR family transcriptional regulator: MSGVEQRGQLRFCDPRVPAPERGDAARNRALLLDAARRLVAERGADAVTMDDVAAAAGVGKGTLFRRFGSRAGLMMVLLDEDERAIQQAFLFGPPPLGPDAPPLDRLVAFGRERLRFAHTHHALLSAANRDPRTRYGPPSAVLRRHVRVLLAAAHTTGDLDAQADALLALLDADYVHHQLSDHGHTLQTLGDAWESLARKLCGN; encoded by the coding sequence GTGAGCGGTGTCGAGCAGCGGGGTCAACTGCGGTTCTGCGATCCGCGGGTTCCCGCGCCGGAACGCGGCGACGCCGCCCGCAATCGCGCACTCCTGCTGGACGCGGCTCGCCGCCTCGTCGCCGAGCGCGGGGCCGACGCCGTCACGATGGACGACGTCGCCGCGGCCGCCGGCGTCGGCAAGGGAACCTTGTTCCGCCGGTTCGGCAGCCGGGCGGGTCTGATGATGGTGCTGCTGGACGAGGACGAACGCGCCATCCAGCAGGCGTTCCTGTTCGGTCCGCCGCCGCTGGGGCCCGACGCGCCACCGCTGGATCGGCTGGTGGCCTTCGGCCGGGAGCGGCTGCGCTTCGCCCACACCCACCACGCGCTGTTGTCGGCGGCCAACCGCGACCCGCGGACCCGCTACGGCCCGCCGTCCGCCGTGCTGCGCCGCCACGTGCGGGTGCTGCTGGCCGCGGCGCACACCACCGGCGACCTCGACGCCCAGGCCGACGCGCTGCTGGCGCTGCTCGACGCCGACTATGTGCACCACCAGCTCAGCGACCACGGCCACACCCTGCAGACGTTGGGCGACGCGTGGGAAAGCCTGGCGCGCAAGCTGTGCGGTAACTGA
- a CDS encoding SDR family oxidoreductase, protein MAQKASGRYYAGKRCLVTGAASGIGRATALRLAAHGAELYLTDRDGDGLRLTVEDARALGASVPEHRALDIADYDQVASFAADIHAAHPPMDVVLNIAGVSAWGTVDRLTHEQWRKMIDINLMGPIHVIETFVPPMVAAGRGGHLANVSSAAGLVALPWHAAYSASKYGLRGLSEVLRFDLARHRIGVSVVVPGAVNTPLVNTVEIAGVDRDDPDVARWVRRFAGHAVSPEKAADKILAGVARNRYLIYTSPDIRALYAFKRLAWWPYSVAMRQVNVIFTRALRPAPATLVRHDQLETHPEQPDRPVELE, encoded by the coding sequence ATGGCGCAGAAGGCATCCGGGCGGTATTACGCGGGAAAGCGGTGTTTGGTCACCGGCGCGGCCAGCGGCATCGGCCGCGCCACGGCACTGCGGCTCGCCGCCCACGGCGCCGAGCTCTATCTGACCGACCGGGACGGCGACGGCCTGCGGCTCACGGTCGAGGACGCCCGCGCCCTGGGCGCGTCGGTCCCCGAGCATCGCGCGCTGGACATCGCCGACTACGACCAGGTGGCCTCCTTCGCCGCCGACATTCATGCCGCCCACCCGCCGATGGACGTGGTGCTCAACATCGCCGGCGTGTCGGCCTGGGGCACCGTCGACCGGCTCACCCACGAACAGTGGCGCAAGATGATCGACATCAACCTGATGGGTCCGATCCACGTCATCGAGACATTCGTCCCGCCCATGGTGGCCGCCGGGCGGGGCGGGCATTTGGCCAACGTGTCCTCGGCGGCCGGGCTGGTCGCGCTGCCCTGGCACGCCGCCTACAGCGCCAGCAAGTACGGGCTGCGGGGGCTGTCGGAGGTGCTGCGCTTCGACCTGGCCCGGCACCGCATCGGGGTGTCGGTGGTGGTGCCCGGCGCGGTGAACACCCCGCTGGTGAACACGGTGGAGATCGCCGGCGTGGACCGCGACGACCCCGACGTCGCCCGCTGGGTGCGGCGGTTCGCCGGCCATGCGGTGTCGCCGGAAAAGGCCGCCGACAAGATCCTGGCCGGGGTGGCCCGGAACCGGTACCTGATCTACACCTCGCCCGACATCCGGGCGCTGTACGCGTTCAAGAGGCTGGCGTGGTGGCCCTACAGCGTGGCGATGCGCCAGGTGAACGTGATCTTCACCCGCGCGCTGCGGCCCGCCCCGGCGACGCTAGTCCGGCATGACCAGCTCGAGACGCACCCCGAGCAACCGGACCGGCCGGTCGAGCTCGAATAG
- the nrdI gene encoding class Ib ribonucleoside-diphosphate reductase assembly flavoprotein NrdI, giving the protein MDSTGRNLVYFSSVSENTHRFVQKLGIPAIRIPLHGRIEVDHPYVLLLPTYGGGRATPDLNAGGYVPKQVIAFLNNEHNRSLIRGVIAAGNNNFGAEFAYAGNVVSRKCGVPYLYRFELMGTQDDVDAVRAGLAEFWKEQTCHQPSLQSL; this is encoded by the coding sequence ATGGACAGCACGGGACGCAACCTGGTCTATTTCTCCTCGGTCTCGGAGAACACCCACCGCTTCGTGCAGAAGCTGGGCATCCCGGCCATCCGGATACCGCTGCACGGGCGGATCGAGGTGGACCACCCGTACGTCCTGCTGCTGCCCACCTACGGCGGCGGGCGGGCCACTCCCGACCTCAACGCCGGGGGCTATGTCCCCAAACAGGTCATCGCCTTTTTGAACAATGAGCACAACCGTTCGTTGATCCGCGGCGTCATCGCCGCGGGCAACAACAACTTCGGCGCCGAATTCGCCTACGCGGGAAACGTGGTCTCGCGCAAGTGCGGCGTTCCGTACCTCTACCGCTTCGAACTGATGGGAACCCAGGACGACGTGGACGCCGTCCGAGCGGGCTTAGCTGAATTTTGGAAGGAACAGACGTGTCACCAACCGTCGCTGCAGAGCCTGTAA
- a CDS encoding thiolase family protein: MAHFEKDAILSGIGISRIGRRTGIPGLELTMEAVRAAVADAGLAPTDIDGIATLGDTPAADVNAQLGIDAADCGSGFGTGGLLSPVMSACRAVAERRARHVVVYRTIQMLGGTVPVKQEPNAAAPPLARMFETPEGEPKPAVGAMDDVNDLVAAHAYSAANWLALNCRRHMQLYGTRKEQLGWVALNGRRNAALNPLAVYRDPMTMADYLGARPVSTPLGLLDCDVPIDGSIAVVVSHLEYAPDCPHRAVQVEAIGGSDGAGGWFHRADYPKMAMSDAAAQMWSRTDLTAADLDVAQLYDGFTFLTLAWLEALGVCGDGEAGPFVEGGARIARDGELPLNTYGGQLSAGRMHGYWALHEGCLQLRGDAGERQVARRPQVGVVSVGGGPVAGCMLLTCR; encoded by the coding sequence ATGGCGCATTTCGAGAAGGACGCGATCCTGTCCGGCATCGGGATCTCCCGGATCGGACGCCGCACCGGCATACCGGGCCTGGAGCTGACCATGGAGGCGGTCCGGGCCGCCGTCGCCGACGCCGGCCTGGCCCCGACCGACATCGACGGCATCGCCACCCTGGGCGACACGCCCGCCGCCGACGTCAACGCCCAGCTGGGCATCGACGCCGCCGACTGCGGCTCCGGGTTCGGCACCGGCGGGTTGCTCTCCCCGGTGATGTCGGCCTGCCGCGCCGTGGCCGAACGCCGCGCCCGCCACGTGGTCGTCTACCGGACCATCCAGATGCTCGGCGGCACCGTCCCGGTCAAGCAGGAACCCAACGCGGCGGCCCCCCCGCTGGCCCGGATGTTCGAGACCCCCGAGGGCGAGCCCAAGCCCGCCGTCGGCGCGATGGACGACGTCAACGATCTGGTCGCCGCGCACGCCTACTCCGCCGCCAACTGGCTGGCGCTGAACTGCCGCCGCCACATGCAGCTGTACGGCACCCGCAAGGAACAGCTGGGCTGGGTGGCCCTCAACGGCAGGCGCAACGCCGCACTGAATCCCCTTGCGGTGTACCGCGATCCGATGACCATGGCCGACTACCTGGGTGCTCGGCCGGTGTCCACCCCGCTGGGGCTGCTGGACTGCGACGTCCCGATCGACGGCTCGATCGCCGTGGTGGTCTCGCATCTCGAGTACGCGCCCGACTGCCCGCACCGCGCGGTGCAGGTCGAGGCGATCGGCGGCTCCGACGGCGCCGGCGGCTGGTTCCACCGCGCCGACTACCCGAAGATGGCGATGTCGGACGCGGCGGCGCAGATGTGGTCGCGCACCGACCTGACGGCCGCCGACCTCGACGTCGCCCAGTTGTACGACGGGTTCACCTTTCTCACCCTGGCCTGGCTGGAAGCCCTCGGGGTCTGCGGCGACGGCGAAGCCGGACCGTTCGTGGAGGGCGGGGCGCGCATCGCCCGCGACGGCGAGCTGCCGTTGAACACCTACGGCGGTCAACTCTCCGCGGGGCGCATGCACGGCTATTGGGCGCTGCACGAGGGGTGCCTGCAGTTGCGCGGCGACGCGGGGGAGCGGCAGGTGGCGCGCCGCCCGCAGGTGGGCGTGGTGTCCGTCGGCGGCGGGCCCGTCGCGGGATGCATGCTGCTCACCTGCCGGTAG
- a CDS encoding DNA polymerase IV, with amino-acid sequence MSPRWVLHVDLDQFLASVELRRRPELAGLPVIVGGNGDPNEPRKVVTCASYEAREFGVRAGMPLRAAARRCPPDSGVTFLPPDPAAYDAASDQVMGLLRDLGHPVEVWGWDEAYLAVTATDPIEVAEQIRGVISSETGLSCSVGISDNKQRAKIATSFAKPDGVFVLTDANWMALMADRPVDALWGVGPKTAKKLADLQITTVWQLAHSDAELLTATFGPRTGLWLLLLAKGGGDDHVSAQPWVPRSRSHVVTFPRDLTDRAEMETAVTDLADQAVAEVLAAGRVVTRVAVTVRTATFYTRTKIRKLDAPSTDRDVIVAAALRVLDLFELDRPVRLLGVRLELVMPD; translated from the coding sequence ATGAGCCCCCGCTGGGTGCTGCACGTCGACCTCGACCAGTTCCTGGCGTCGGTCGAGTTGCGGCGCCGTCCCGAACTGGCCGGCCTGCCCGTCATCGTCGGCGGCAACGGCGACCCGAACGAACCGCGCAAGGTCGTCACCTGCGCCTCCTACGAGGCACGCGAATTCGGCGTCCGCGCGGGCATGCCGCTGCGCGCCGCCGCCCGCCGCTGCCCGCCAGACTCGGGGGTGACGTTCCTGCCGCCCGACCCGGCCGCCTACGACGCCGCGTCCGACCAGGTGATGGGGCTGCTGCGCGACCTCGGGCATCCGGTGGAGGTGTGGGGCTGGGACGAGGCCTACCTCGCGGTGACGGCGACGGACCCGATCGAGGTCGCCGAACAGATCCGCGGCGTCATCTCCTCGGAAACCGGCCTGTCCTGTTCGGTCGGCATCAGCGACAACAAACAGCGCGCCAAGATCGCCACCAGCTTTGCCAAACCCGACGGCGTCTTCGTGCTCACCGACGCGAACTGGATGGCGCTGATGGCCGACCGTCCGGTCGACGCGCTGTGGGGTGTGGGGCCCAAGACCGCGAAAAAGCTTGCGGATCTTCAGATTACGACGGTGTGGCAATTGGCCCACAGTGACGCGGAACTGTTGACGGCCACCTTCGGGCCGCGCACCGGGTTGTGGCTGCTGCTGCTCGCCAAGGGTGGCGGCGACGACCACGTCAGCGCGCAACCGTGGGTGCCGCGCTCGCGCAGCCACGTCGTCACGTTTCCCCGGGATCTCACCGATCGCGCCGAAATGGAAACGGCGGTAACGGATTTGGCCGATCAGGCGGTGGCGGAGGTGCTGGCGGCGGGCCGGGTGGTGACCCGGGTGGCGGTGACCGTGCGCACGGCCACCTTCTACACCCGCACCAAGATTCGCAAGCTCGACGCGCCCAGCACCGATCGCGACGTCATCGTGGCCGCGGCGCTGCGCGTGCTGGACCTATTCGAGCTCGACCGGCCGGTCCGGTTGCTCGGGGTGCGTCTCGAGCTGGTCATGCCGGACTAG
- a CDS encoding cytochrome P450, protein MTATISTPQYLLDQARRRFTPTLNTIPGMGAIEKRLLAHEWQTKVLAEPPAGSGLKPVLGDAGLPILGHIIELFRGGPDYALFLYRNHGPLIYLDSPIMPAVTALGPDATQAVFSNRNKDYSQKGWHPVIGPFFNRGLMMLDFDEHMYHRRIMQEAFTRSRLTGYVEHIDRVATDIVADWPTNDARFLFHPAMKELTLDIASLVFMGHEPGTDHDLVTKVNQAFTTTTRAGGAIIRQPIPPFKWWRGLRARQLLEDYFSERVKERRNATGNDMLTVLCHTEDDDGNSFTDDDIVNHMIFLMMAAHDTSTSTTTTMVYNMAAHPEWQERAREESTRLGDGPLDIEALEKLETLELIMNESLRMVTPLPFNMRQAVRDTELLGHYIPAGTNITIWPGMNHRLPELWTDPDKFDPERFAEPRAEHKKHRYAFAPFGGGAHKCIGMVFGQLEVKTVVHRLLRRYRLELARPGYQPRWDYGGMPIPMDGMPIVLRPL, encoded by the coding sequence ATGACCGCCACCATCAGCACTCCGCAGTATCTGCTGGACCAGGCGCGGCGCCGGTTCACCCCGACGCTGAACACCATCCCGGGGATGGGGGCGATCGAGAAGCGCCTGCTGGCCCACGAGTGGCAGACCAAGGTGCTGGCCGAGCCGCCGGCCGGCAGCGGACTCAAGCCGGTGCTGGGCGATGCCGGGCTGCCGATCCTCGGGCACATCATCGAGCTGTTCCGCGGCGGCCCGGACTACGCGTTGTTCCTCTACCGCAACCACGGCCCGCTGATCTACCTGGATTCGCCGATCATGCCGGCGGTCACCGCGCTGGGACCCGACGCCACCCAGGCGGTGTTCTCCAACCGGAACAAGGACTACTCGCAGAAGGGCTGGCACCCGGTGATCGGGCCGTTCTTCAACCGCGGCCTGATGATGCTCGACTTCGACGAGCACATGTACCACCGGCGCATCATGCAGGAGGCGTTCACCCGCAGCCGGCTGACCGGCTACGTCGAGCACATCGACCGGGTGGCCACCGACATCGTCGCCGACTGGCCCACCAATGACGCGCGGTTCCTGTTCCACCCGGCGATGAAGGAGCTGACCCTCGACATCGCGTCCCTGGTGTTCATGGGACACGAGCCGGGCACCGACCACGACCTGGTCACCAAGGTCAATCAGGCGTTCACGACGACCACCCGCGCCGGCGGGGCCATCATCCGCCAGCCCATCCCGCCGTTCAAGTGGTGGCGCGGCCTGCGGGCCCGCCAGCTGCTCGAGGACTACTTCAGCGAGCGGGTCAAGGAGCGCCGCAACGCCACCGGCAACGACATGCTCACGGTGCTGTGCCACACCGAGGACGACGACGGCAACAGCTTCACCGACGACGACATCGTCAACCACATGATCTTCTTGATGATGGCCGCCCACGACACCTCGACCTCGACCACCACCACGATGGTCTACAACATGGCCGCGCATCCGGAATGGCAGGAACGGGCGCGCGAGGAGTCGACCCGGCTCGGCGACGGGCCGCTGGACATCGAGGCGCTGGAGAAGCTGGAAACGCTCGAACTGATCATGAACGAGTCGCTGCGCATGGTGACGCCGTTGCCGTTCAACATGCGCCAGGCGGTGCGCGACACCGAGCTGCTGGGCCACTACATCCCGGCCGGGACCAACATCACCATCTGGCCCGGCATGAATCACCGGCTGCCCGAATTGTGGACGGACCCAGACAAATTCGACCCTGAACGGTTCGCCGAGCCGCGCGCCGAGCACAAGAAGCACCGGTATGCTTTCGCCCCGTTCGGCGGTGGTGCGCACAAGTGCATCGGCATGGTGTTCGGTCAGCTGGAGGTCAAGACGGTGGTGCACCGGCTGTTGCGCCGGTACCGCCTGGAGCTGGCCCGGCCGGGGTATCAGCCGCGGTGGGACTACGGCGGCATGCCGATCCCGATGGACGGCATGCCGATTGTGCTGCGTCCGCTGTGA
- a CDS encoding TetR/AcrR family transcriptional regulator, whose product MTSHPANPEPGARRRGDKQRQAILAAVRELLQEKPFAELSVSTISLRAGVARSGFYFYFDSKYAVLAQLMAEATEELEELTQYFAPRQPGESPEQFAKRMVGSAAAVYAHNDPVMTACNEARHTDVEIRNLMDQQFEVVLAQIVGIVEAEMKAGTARPISDDLPTLIRTLAGTTALMLTGDPVLTGPDSDRDRRVAVLEQLWLHALWAGRP is encoded by the coding sequence GTGACCAGCCACCCCGCCAATCCGGAGCCGGGCGCGCGACGGCGAGGCGACAAACAACGCCAGGCGATCCTGGCCGCGGTGCGTGAACTGCTGCAGGAAAAGCCGTTCGCCGAGCTGTCGGTCAGCACCATCAGCCTGCGCGCCGGGGTGGCCCGATCCGGCTTCTACTTCTATTTCGACTCCAAGTACGCGGTGCTGGCGCAGCTGATGGCCGAGGCCACCGAGGAGCTCGAGGAACTCACCCAGTACTTCGCCCCGCGCCAGCCGGGCGAGTCGCCCGAGCAGTTCGCCAAGCGGATGGTCGGCAGCGCCGCGGCCGTCTACGCGCACAACGACCCGGTGATGACCGCCTGCAACGAGGCCCGCCACACCGACGTCGAGATCCGCAACCTGATGGACCAGCAGTTCGAGGTGGTGCTGGCCCAGATCGTCGGCATCGTCGAGGCCGAGATGAAGGCCGGGACGGCCAGGCCGATCAGCGACGACCTGCCGACGCTGATCCGCACCCTGGCCGGCACCACCGCGCTGATGCTGACCGGCGACCCGGTGCTGACCGGGCCGGACAGCGATCGCGACCGCCGGGTGGCGGTGCTCGAGCAGTTGTGGCTGCACGCGCTGTGGGCCGGCCGTCCCTAG
- a CDS encoding FadR/GntR family transcriptional regulator: protein MNAEPRTGPAKTLASALARDIEAEIVRRGWAVGESLGSEPALQQRFGVSRSVLREAVRLVEHHQVARMRRGPNGGLYICEPDAGPATRAVVIYLEYLGTTLADLLNARLVLEPLAASLAAERIDEAGIARLRAVLHAEQQWRPGLPMPRDEFHIALAEQSKNPVLQLFIKVLMRLTTRYALQSRTDSETEALEAVDHLHTHHSRIVAAVTAGDPARAKTLSERHVEAVTAWLQRHHAGDRNRGRTPRRPLNSEVPQGKLAEMLAATIGDDIAADGWRVGSVFGTETALLQRYRVSRAVFREAVRLLEYHSIAHMRRGPGGGLVIAEPAAQASIDTIALYLQYRDPSREDLRCVRDAIEIDNVAKVVKRLAEPQVAAFVASRRSGLPDDSRQTPDDVRRAIAEEFDFHVGLAQLAGNAPLDLFLRIIVELFRRHWSSTGQALPTWSDVRAVHHAHLRIADAVAAGDLSVASYRLRRHLDAAASWWL, encoded by the coding sequence ATGAACGCGGAGCCCAGAACCGGTCCGGCGAAAACGCTCGCGTCGGCCCTCGCCCGGGACATCGAAGCCGAGATCGTCCGGCGCGGGTGGGCAGTCGGCGAATCGCTGGGCTCCGAACCGGCGCTGCAACAGCGCTTCGGGGTGAGCCGCTCGGTGCTGCGGGAGGCCGTTCGCCTGGTCGAACATCACCAGGTCGCCCGGATGCGCCGCGGCCCCAACGGGGGGCTGTACATCTGCGAGCCCGACGCCGGGCCGGCCACCCGCGCCGTCGTCATCTACCTCGAATACCTGGGCACCACACTGGCCGATCTGCTCAACGCGCGGCTGGTGCTCGAGCCGCTGGCGGCCTCGCTGGCCGCCGAGCGGATCGACGAGGCCGGCATCGCCCGGCTGCGCGCGGTGTTGCACGCCGAGCAGCAGTGGAGGCCCGGCCTGCCGATGCCGCGCGACGAGTTCCACATCGCGCTGGCCGAGCAATCCAAAAACCCGGTGCTGCAACTGTTCATCAAGGTCCTGATGCGGCTCACCACCCGCTACGCCCTGCAATCGCGAACGGACTCCGAGACCGAGGCCCTCGAGGCGGTCGACCACCTGCACACTCACCACTCCCGGATCGTCGCGGCGGTCACGGCCGGCGACCCGGCGCGGGCCAAGACGCTGTCCGAGCGCCACGTCGAGGCGGTGACGGCCTGGCTGCAACGGCATCACGCCGGTGACCGCAACCGCGGGCGGACGCCGCGCCGACCGCTCAATTCCGAAGTGCCGCAAGGAAAATTGGCCGAAATGCTGGCCGCCACCATCGGCGACGACATCGCCGCCGACGGCTGGCGGGTGGGCTCGGTCTTCGGCACCGAGACGGCCCTGCTGCAGCGCTACCGGGTCAGCCGCGCGGTGTTCCGCGAAGCCGTGCGCCTCCTCGAGTACCACTCGATCGCCCACATGCGGCGCGGCCCGGGCGGCGGGCTGGTGATCGCCGAGCCGGCGGCGCAGGCCAGCATCGACACCATCGCCCTGTACCTGCAATACCGCGACCCGAGCCGGGAAGACCTGCGCTGCGTCCGGGACGCCATCGAGATCGACAACGTCGCCAAGGTCGTCAAACGGCTGGCCGAGCCGCAGGTGGCGGCATTTGTGGCCAGCCGCCGCTCCGGGCTGCCCGACGACTCCCGACAAACCCCCGACGACGTGCGGCGGGCGATCGCCGAGGAGTTCGACTTCCACGTCGGGTTGGCACAACTCGCCGGCAACGCCCCGCTGGATTTGTTCCTGCGGATCATCGTCGAGCTGTTCCGCCGGCACTGGTCGAGCACCGGACAGGCGCTACCGACCTGGTCGGACGTGCGCGCCGTGCACCACGCGCACCTGCGGATCGCCGACGCGGTCGCGGCCGGCGACCTGAGCGTCGCCAGCTACCGGCTGCGCCGTCATCTGGACGCGGCCGCCTCCTGGTGGCTGTAG
- a CDS encoding sensor histidine kinase, whose protein sequence is MIESESAEVTADDETRQYGFVHAALIYRSQQEFLDVVAGFVGDGLAGNEAVLLAVPPALMALLRDELYAGGEPPAGVRMADITESARNPSRFMAMQGAFVDEHPDRRVRIVSQLAWPGRSREEFVACIEHEALVNEAMDGYPATALCLYDASTLDDGVLADARATHPLLCKSGALQRSPDYAPGEVLERCNQPLPANPGAVTYLVRRSADLRPARSFAVDYAGWVGLSQESIEDLQLVATELATNSLMYTGGACRLAFWQDDRYLVCEARDTGRFDDPLVGRLDPGPCGPASRGLYLVNAISDLVRTHTTSTGTTIQAYLRFEPAVRPTG, encoded by the coding sequence GTGATCGAAAGCGAGAGCGCGGAAGTGACGGCAGATGACGAAACCAGACAGTACGGTTTCGTTCACGCCGCGCTGATCTACCGCTCTCAGCAGGAGTTTTTGGACGTGGTCGCCGGTTTCGTCGGCGACGGGCTGGCGGGGAACGAGGCCGTGCTGCTGGCCGTGCCGCCCGCCCTGATGGCGTTGCTGCGCGACGAACTGTACGCCGGCGGGGAGCCGCCCGCCGGCGTCCGCATGGCCGACATCACCGAGTCCGCCCGTAATCCCAGCCGGTTCATGGCGATGCAGGGCGCGTTCGTCGACGAACACCCGGACCGGCGGGTGCGCATCGTCAGCCAGCTGGCGTGGCCGGGCCGGAGTCGGGAGGAGTTCGTCGCCTGCATCGAGCACGAGGCGCTGGTCAACGAGGCGATGGACGGCTACCCGGCCACGGCCCTGTGTCTGTACGACGCGAGCACGCTCGACGACGGTGTGCTGGCCGACGCGCGCGCGACGCACCCGCTGCTGTGCAAATCCGGTGCGCTGCAACGCAGTCCGGACTACGCCCCGGGCGAGGTGCTGGAACGCTGCAACCAGCCGTTGCCCGCCAATCCCGGGGCCGTGACCTACCTGGTCCGCAGGTCGGCGGACCTGCGGCCGGCCCGCTCGTTCGCCGTCGACTACGCGGGCTGGGTCGGGCTGTCCCAGGAGAGCATCGAGGATCTGCAGTTGGTGGCCACCGAGCTGGCCACCAACAGCCTGATGTACACCGGGGGCGCCTGCCGGCTGGCGTTCTGGCAGGACGACAGGTATCTGGTGTGCGAGGCGCGCGACACCGGGCGGTTCGACGACCCGCTGGTGGGGCGGCTGGATCCGGGGCCCTGCGGTCCGGCCAGCCGCGGCCTGTACCTGGTGAACGCCATCTCCGATCTGGTGCGCACGCACACCACCTCCACCGGCACGACGATTCAGGCGTATCTGCGTTTCGAGCCGGCGGTCCGGCCGACGGGCTGA
- a CDS encoding redoxin NrdH: protein MTITVYTKPACVQCSATYKALDKHGIAYEKVDITLDPEARDYVMALGYLQAPVVVAGSDHWSGFRPDRIKALAGAELSA, encoded by the coding sequence ATGACCATCACCGTGTACACCAAGCCGGCATGCGTGCAGTGCAGCGCCACCTACAAGGCGCTGGACAAGCACGGCATCGCCTACGAAAAGGTCGACATCACGCTCGACCCCGAGGCGCGTGACTACGTGATGGCGCTGGGATACCTGCAGGCTCCCGTCGTGGTGGCCGGAAGCGACCACTGGTCGGGTTTCCGGCCCGATCGGATCAAGGCGCTGGCCGGGGCGGAACTGAGCGCCTAG
- a CDS encoding Zn-ribbon domain-containing OB-fold protein has translation MSDGPLRIEYCDGCARWVHPASGRCRDCGGALVAREVCGRGTVFTYTVNHHPYNPEIPTPYVIAIVELAEQSDLRVAGNIVDCEPDSVTCGMPVTLLPERGSGGAPRFAPA, from the coding sequence GTGTCGGACGGGCCGCTGCGCATCGAGTACTGCGACGGCTGCGCGCGCTGGGTGCATCCGGCCAGCGGCCGATGCCGCGACTGCGGCGGCGCGCTGGTGGCCCGCGAGGTCTGCGGGCGCGGCACGGTGTTCACCTACACCGTCAACCATCACCCCTACAACCCGGAGATCCCTACCCCGTATGTGATCGCCATCGTCGAGCTCGCCGAGCAGAGCGATCTGCGGGTTGCCGGCAATATCGTTGACTGCGAACCGGATTCGGTGACCTGCGGGATGCCGGTGACGCTGCTGCCGGAGCGCGGCAGCGGCGGCGCCCCGCGGTTCGCCCCGGCCTGA